TGTGGTTGGCCTTTGGATGGCAATGGTCTTCGCGCCGGGAACACCGCTGGTCAATGAAGCTGCATGTCTGACCCCAGACGGAGCGGCTGTTCCAGACTGCTCGATCCACAGTGAACTGCGCCCTTTGTATCAGTCGCTGGTAGCGGCATTCTTCATCCTGTTCCTGCTTACTGGCTGGGCCTACGGGCGTGCTACCGGCGTTATCAAGAACCACCGCGACATGGTCGACATGATGGCCGAGAGTATGAAGGACATGGGCTACTATCTGGTTCTGGCCTTCGCGGCGGCGCATTTTGTGGCCATGTTCAATTGGTCCAACCTTGGCCTGATTTCGGCTGTGCATGGCGCAGACGCGATCCAAGCAACCGGCCTGCCTTTGCCGATTGTCCTTGGCCTAATGGTGATTTTCGCAGGTATCTTGAACCTCTTCGTTGGCTCTGCGAGCGCGAAATGGGCGCTGCTTGCGCCTATCCTTGTTCCGATGCTCATGCTCTTGGGGATCAGCCCTGAAGGCGCGACCGCCGCTTATCGCGTCGGGGACAGTGCAACTAACATCATCACACCGTTGATGGTGTATTTCCCACTGATCCTGGTATTTGCGAAGCGCTGGCAGAAAGATTTCGGACTAGGCAGTCTGACAGCAATGATGATGCCATACTCGGTGTGGTTGCTAATCTCGGGCACCGTGCTGATCGTGATCTGGTTCTATCTCGGCATCCCACTGGGACCTGATGCGCCGGTTGGATACACTCTGCCGGGCAGTAACGAATAGCCGGACTTTAATCGATTAAGGGAACAGACTGGCCGGCAAGGTATATTAATAGCATGGCCTTGCTTCGCTCACTGATGGCTTTGGCAGCCGCAGCATTTCTGGTTGCAGCCCAGCCGGCTGGGCAAACATACTTTGTCGATAGCGCAGCAAGCAGTTTGTCGGCCAAGGTCCCGTTCTTTGGACTAGGGCGCAAATCTGCGGGCTTTCCCGAGGTTGCGGGCACGATAAAGTTGGATCGGGCGCGTCCGCAGAACATTGCGTTGGATGTGACAATTGATGCGACCAAACTCACCGCAGGTGACGATCTGACGCTTAACAGATTGAAGGGCGAACGCTTTTTTTGGGTAGAAAGACATCCCACCGTTCGTTTCGTCGGGCGCGAGATGAAAATGACCAGTCCAACACGAGGCAGCGTGGACGGTGACCTGACAGCGCGCGGTGTGACAAAGCCGGTCACTCTTGACGTAACTTTTGACAGACCGCCTGCCGAAGCGGCACCGGACGACATCATTGCGTTGACCGGTACTACACGCATCAACCGCTACGACTTCGGGATGAAATCCTATCGGCTGATCGTGGGGAAATATGTCAATATTGAGCTGCGCGCTCGCATGGTGCCTAAGCCCTAGCTCTTAAAGCTCGAGCAACCAATGCTCGCTGACTTCTTCCCTTCCAAATTCAGTCTGCACCTCTGTCGAGGTAATCCTGTAACCTTCGGCCGCATAAATCCTGCGCGCACTCTCCAACACTGCATGGGTCCACAACACCATTTGCTTGTACCCCGCCTCTCTGGCGAACTGCGTGCATTTACGGACTAGTGCGGAACCGACGCCCAGCCCGCGCGCCTCAGGCTCTACATAAAGCATCCGTAGGCGAGCGGTCTCATTATCCTCATTTGCGACAAAAACAGAGCCCAGCATTCGGCCATTTCGCTCTGCAATCCAACCCTGATCCTTACCCGGCTTGAGATCACGCAAATAGGCGGCGCAGATCTCCATCATCAGCGCTTCCAGTTTGTCGCCCCACCCCCAATGTTCGCGATAGATGATCGCCTGACGCGCGCAGATATGTCCAAGATCGCCTGGCTGTAACTCTCTTAAAGACCATTGGGACTGAGTGTCGCGGAACAGCAAGTCACCTGCCTCACCCAGCGCATTCACAAGGCGAACCGCGCCGTCTTCATCGAGCTGCGCCAGCAGCTTCTCCGTCTCAGCCAAAGTCACAGCATCAAGCGCCTGATATCTATCCTCGCCATCCGAGGTCAGCGAAAGCGGGCGTTCACGCGCATCCTCGCCTCTGCCGCGCTCAATCCATCCTTGCTTCTCCAGCTTGGCAACCGTTCGGCTGAGATAGCCGGGATCGAGGCCCATTACCTGCGCGACATCGCGGGCGAGCACAGGCTGTCGCTCCCGAATTTCATAAGTCACGCGCGCTTCAACCAGCGACAATTCGCCGCCCATATAGCGCGGCTCCAACAGCCCCATCAGCTGAGAGAATTGTCGGTTGAACGCACGAATGGCGGGCACGGCTTGCTGGATCGCGACAGTCATTCAGACGGCATCGCGATATTAGTTGCCAAAGTCAACTATAATTCAGCCGGGACTATTCGCCCTCATCCAGATCACGCGCCACCTTGGGATCGCGCAGCAGTCTTTCGATACGGTCGGCTTCGTCAAAGCTCTCGTCAGAACGGAATTTGAGCTTGGGCGCGAACTTCAGGCCCAACCGCTTGGCAACTTC
The Altererythrobacter ishigakiensis genome window above contains:
- a CDS encoding bifunctional helix-turn-helix transcriptional regulator/GNAT family N-acetyltransferase — protein: MTVAIQQAVPAIRAFNRQFSQLMGLLEPRYMGGELSLVEARVTYEIRERQPVLARDVAQVMGLDPGYLSRTVAKLEKQGWIERGRGEDARERPLSLTSDGEDRYQALDAVTLAETEKLLAQLDEDGAVRLVNALGEAGDLLFRDTQSQWSLRELQPGDLGHICARQAIIYREHWGWGDKLEALMMEICAAYLRDLKPGKDQGWIAERNGRMLGSVFVANEDNETARLRMLYVEPEARGLGVGSALVRKCTQFAREAGYKQMVLWTHAVLESARRIYAAEGYRITSTEVQTEFGREEVSEHWLLEL
- a CDS encoding YceI family protein yields the protein MALLRSLMALAAAAFLVAAQPAGQTYFVDSAASSLSAKVPFFGLGRKSAGFPEVAGTIKLDRARPQNIALDVTIDATKLTAGDDLTLNRLKGERFFWVERHPTVRFVGREMKMTSPTRGSVDGDLTARGVTKPVTLDVTFDRPPAEAAPDDIIALTGTTRINRYDFGMKSYRLIVGKYVNIELRARMVPKP